The following are encoded in a window of Arvicanthis niloticus isolate mArvNil1 chromosome 1, mArvNil1.pat.X, whole genome shotgun sequence genomic DNA:
- the Tex101 gene encoding testis-expressed protein 101, with amino-acid sequence MGACCIQYSLLIFLLVPLHWTLAQNTYCEVSRTLSLEDDPGRTFNWTSKAERCNPGEFCQETVLLIKAEGTKTVILASKSCVPQGVETMTFIQYTAPPGLVAISYSNYCNDSLCNNKDNLASVWKVPETTATSNMSGTRHCPTCVALGSCSSAPSMPCANGTTQCYQGRLEFSGGGMDSIVHVKGCTTTIGCRLMAKIVSVGPMTVKETCNYQSFLQPRKAEVGASWMPTSLWVLELLLPALLLPLIHFP; translated from the exons ATGGGAGCCTGCTGCATCCAGTATTCACTGCTCATCTTTCTTCTAGTACCCTTGCATTGGACTC TGGCCCAAAATACCTACTGTGAGGTGAGTCGAACTCTGAGTTTGGAAGACGATCCAGGCCGTACCTTTAACTGGACTTCAAAGGCTGAGAGGTGCAATCCTGGAGAATTTTGCCAAGAAACGGTACTGTTAATTAAAGCAG AAGGAACCAAGACCGTCATTTTGGCCAGTAAGAGCTGTGTCCCTCAAGGAGTAGAGACAATGACTTTCATCCAGTACACTGCACCTCCTGGACTAGTGGCCATCTCTTATAGTAACTACTGCAATGACTCCCTCTGTAACAACAAAGACAACCTAGCTTCAGTCTGGAAAGTACCAGAGACCACAG CAACTTCCAACATGTCAGGAACCCGCCACTGCCCAACTTGTGTGGCCCTGGGGTCCTGTTCCAGTGCCCCCTCTATGCCCTGTGCCAATGGCACAACTCAGTGCTATCAAGGAAGACTTGAATTCTCTGGAG GAGGCATGGACTCCATCGTGCATGTTAAAGGCTGCACCACTACGATCGGCTGTAGACTGATGGCTAAGATAGTCTCAGTGGGACCCATGACAGTGAAAGAGACCTGTAATTACCAGTCATTCCTACAGCCCCGAAAGGCAGAAGTTGGGGCCTCCTGGATGCCCACCTCACTGTGGGTGCTGGAGCTTCTGCTTCCAGCACTGCTGCTCCCCCTCATCCACTTCCCTTGA